The Amaranthus tricolor cultivar Red isolate AtriRed21 chromosome 6, ASM2621246v1, whole genome shotgun sequence genome has a segment encoding these proteins:
- the LOC130815679 gene encoding uncharacterized protein LOC130815679, protein MAYQDVHDNDPDFENLGDNIDYSDRFVTDREFDSVDDLHTWANEIALTIGFQFTRASYKKKEGRSRVSLYLRCHRYDKRSVDLHNSDNAPRPVLRRISQVLEHELHPDGDDIPEPEASPPRKGRPMTSRTLRRNKSAFEYSRSSSRGRGSRSSSRGRSSGRSSSRSHQSSVGINFSFNLSDGAAGRDFSLFPWPDHIPFILPPYLLCKTELPHCPLRQIDLHDIETGDTTDIREVYTMEEHHNWDVELLEQMGHGDMYEASSLHARQRSRFNGDGRCKETNYIVR, encoded by the exons ATGGCATACCAAGACGTGCATGATAACGAtccg gactttgaaaatttaggagataatatagattattctgatagatttgttaccgatagagaatttgattctgtagatgatttacatacttgggctaatgagatagcactaacaattggatttcaatttacacgtgcttcatataaaaaaaaagaagggcgttctagagtgagtctgtacttaagatgtcaccgttacgataaaagaagtgttgatttgcataactCAGACAATGCTCCCCGACCAG TACTACGACGCAtctctcaggtacttgaacatgaGCTGCACCCCGATGGTGACGACATACCTGAGCCCGaagcaagtccaccgaggaaaggaagaccaatgacaagcagaaccttgaggagaaacaaaagtgcgttTGAGTACAGTAGATCGTCCTCAAGGGGTCGCGGATCAAGATCATCATCACGCGGGAGATCCAGTGGTAGATCAAGCAGCCGGTCGCATCAatcgtcagttggaattaacttcagtttcaacttatcag ATGGTGcagcaggtcgtgatttttcactttttccgtgGCCAGATCACATTCCATTTATTCTTCCGCCATATCTCCTGTGCAAAACCGAGCTGCCTcactgtcctctcaggcaaataGACCTCCACGATATCGAAACAGGTGATACCACCGATATACGAG AAGTATATACAATGGAAGAACACCATAATTGGGATGTTGAATTGCTAGAACAAATGGGTCATGGTGATATGTACGAAGCATCTTCCTTACATGCTCGTCAAAGAAGCAGGTTCAATGGTGACGGGCGGTGCAAGGAGACAAATTATATTGTTAGATGA